The following proteins are co-located in the Deinococcus yavapaiensis KR-236 genome:
- a CDS encoding thiamine diphosphokinase, with protein MNAWILVGGTLTDTPELRRRRETPPALVIAADGGVRHASLLQVEPTLWVGDFDSSDGLDVRNVERVTVPRDKNFTDAELALHHAREAGATHVTFWGAFGGRLDHTLALVLLALRSAEEGLDVELHSGDESAVPLLARVDVRAVLGQIVSIVAVDDLAGLTLRGVRWPLTDAHVKRGSGHTVSNEASDRVVTATLTRGRALLTQRWS; from the coding sequence GTGAACGCCTGGATCCTCGTGGGCGGCACGCTGACCGACACGCCCGAACTGCGCCGCCGACGAGAAACGCCTCCCGCCCTCGTGATCGCCGCGGACGGCGGCGTGCGGCACGCGTCCTTGCTGCAAGTCGAGCCGACCTTGTGGGTGGGCGACTTCGATTCCTCCGACGGCCTCGACGTCAGGAACGTCGAGCGCGTCACGGTCCCGAGGGACAAGAATTTCACCGACGCCGAACTCGCCTTGCACCACGCCCGAGAAGCGGGCGCGACACACGTCACCTTTTGGGGCGCCTTCGGTGGACGCCTCGATCACACCCTCGCCCTCGTCCTGCTCGCCTTACGAAGCGCGGAGGAAGGCTTGGACGTCGAACTGCACTCGGGTGACGAGTCGGCCGTGCCGCTTCTCGCGCGCGTCGACGTTCGCGCCGTGCTCGGGCAGATCGTGAGCATCGTCGCCGTGGACGATCTCGCGGGCCTCACCTTGCGCGGCGTGCGCTGGCCTCTCACGGACGCTCACGTGAAACGCGGCTCCGGGCACACCGTCTCCAACGAGGCGAGCGACCGCGTCGTCACGGCGACCTTGACGCGAGGACGCGCTCTGCTGACGCAACGGTGGAGTTGA